One window of the Hyperolius riggenbachi isolate aHypRig1 chromosome 5, aHypRig1.pri, whole genome shotgun sequence genome contains the following:
- the LOC137517943 gene encoding leucine-rich repeat-containing protein 14-like — protein sequence MTGIPDDGLKQGPDTMSLWARTVSLAKACIDISKRHCCEATQAAKRRRSHAERTQEAGVSGNSAYVEVRVDIFVNSTSYSVLREALMVSSYGPLRLQCRDLRAEELSLRSTMALLKLLRPMAVRQVDLRFNNLGLEGLNVLLPYMSKFSSLQSVKLPYSNIDIRRLSPQMEEAMKKFSSLIGQLTSLKELNLGSSRLSGRLAQLLGGLQQPLESLELAFCYLLPADCVYLSRSIHVSSLKKLDFSGNNLSELLLSPFQELLTTISSSLLHLDIMECKLCDSALSTLVPALCRCFRLRYLGLSDNPLSSQGLKTLLHKCLHLQDLQMVVYPFPVDCYINDLPDWPANDPFMDPQKVAQISTELEEMLVKAQRTDTVWTTDMHLHRSLDYLNLQQ from the exons ATGACCGGTATTCCTGATGATGGCCTGAAGCAAGGTCCGGACACGATGAGTCTCTGGGCGCGCACAGTGTCCCTCGCCAAAGCTTGTATCGATATCTCCAAGCGACACTGCTGTGAAGCAACACAAGCCGCTAAGAGGAGACGGAGTCATGCTGAGCGCACACAGGAAGCGGGTGTCTCTGGTAACTCTGCCTATGTTGAGGTGCGGGTGGATATCTTTGTGAACAGTACTTCCTACTCTGTCCTGCGGGAGGCGCTGATGGTCAGCTCATACGGCCCTCTACGTTTACAGTGCAGGGACCTCCGGGCTGAGGAATTGTCTCTGCGGAGCACCATGGCGCTTCTGAAGCTGCTGAGGCCGATGGCTGTTCGGCAGGTGGACCTGAGGTTTAATAACCTCGGCCTGGAAGGCCTGAATGTTCTACTTCCCTACATGAGCAAATTCAGCAGCCTGCAAAGCGTCAAGCTACCGTACAGCAACATCGACATCCGTCGTCTGTCTCCCCAAATGGAGGAAGCCATGAAGAAGTTCTCCTCCCTGATTGGACAGCTGACCTCGCTGAAGGAGCTGAACCTTGGCTCTTCCCGACTCTCTGGACGATTAGCACAGCTCCTGGG GGGATtacagcagccactggagagttTGGAATTGGCTTTCTGTTACCTCCTTCCAGCAGATTGTGTTTATTTGTCTCGGAGCATCCATGTCTCATCTCTGAAGAAGTTGGACTTCAGTGGGAATAACCTCTCCGAGTTGCTCCTCTCACCCTTCCAGGAGCTGCTTACCACCATCTCTTCTTCCTTGCTCCACCTAGACATAATGGAGTGTAAGCTGTGTGACTCTGCCCTGTCCACACTGGTGCCTGCCCTCTGCCGCTGCTTCCGTCTCCGATACCTAGGCCTGTCTGACAACCCTTTATCTTCTCAGGGACTGAAGACTCTTCTCCACAAATGTTTACATCTCCAGGATCTCCAAATGGTGGTCTACCCATTTCCAGTGGACTGTTACATCAATGACTTACCTGACTGGCCTGCTAATGACCCTTTCATGGATCCACAGAAAGTTGC